The Candidatus Zixiibacteriota bacterium genome segment GCATTACGCCGGGCACGCGCAACTGGTGGTCGAAAATCCCTTCTATTCCTACCTGCGGCTGGAGGACGGTCCGCTCTTTGCCGCCGATTTTCAGATCCGCTCGTGCCGCGTGGAGTTGGCGACGCTCGCGGCCTGCCGCTCGGGCGAGGAGGTCACGCTGCCCGGCGAAGAATCCACGGGCTTCGTGCGGGCACTCCTGGAGATGGGTGCGCGCAACGTCCTTGCCGGGCGGTGGCCCGTTCTGGATCAGTCGACCGCCCTGTACATGGAGCACTTTTATGCCGAACTACTGAGCAGCAAATCGCTGGTTCAGGCGATGCACAATGCCGAGCGCCGGACGCGGCTTAAATACCCGTCCGCCTATCACTGGGCCGCCTTCGGCCTGCACGGCGCCGGCTTTCTCGGAGAGGACCATGCGAAGACTCCTTAAGATCCTGTCCCTGATCGGGATCGTGCTGTTGACCGGCCCGAGGCCGGCCATGATCCGGGCCGACGCGGAGCGGCCGAACCACACGCCCGGCGATGTTGTCTGCCGTGTCCTCCCCGGTTCGACAATCGAGGAGATCAACCAGACCTACGGTACCGCCGTCAAGGGACACCTCCCGGTCACCGACGTGTACCTCCTGATGATCCCTCAGGGCCAGAACCCCGACACGATTGCGGCCCGGATCGACGCTGATGCGCGGGTGGACTTCTGCCGCCCCAACTACTATCTCGCGGCGCCGGAGGGGTTTCAGCGGAGTTCACCGTTCGTCGATGCCGAGCTGATCGGTACTTTTGAAGACCAGCCGGCGGCTGTGACGCTCGATCTGGCCACCGCCGCCCTGGTGTCGACGGGGGCCGGCGCACGCATTGCGCTGATCGACGGCGGCGTCGCCGCGAACCACCCGGTATTCGCCTCGTTCCCCGGCGACCTGGTCAGTCGCTGGGATTACCTGGAGGAGGATTCCGTGGCGCAGGCCGACACGGCCGGTTCCTGCGCCGCTCACGGCACGTTTGTGGCCGCCGTTCTCCAATTGGTCGCACCCGGCGCCGATGTGTACGTCTACAAAGTTCTCGATACGGCCGGCCAGGGCAACGCCTACGCCATCGCAGCCGCCATCCTCCAGGCGATCGACGACGGCTGCGACGTGATCAACCTGAGCCTGGGCATGACCCGGGTCGATGAGAGTCTCGATGACGCACTGCGCACGGCCCGGCAGTCCGGCGTGAGCGTCGTGGCGTCCGCCGGCAACGATTCCACCAATCTCGCCAGCCTCTTCCCCTTTCCGGCCTCGCGCTCCAACGTCATTGCCGTTGCCGCGCTGGACTCGGTCAACGTGAAGGCGGATTTCTCCAACTACGGGGTGCGCATCGACGTGTGCTGCCCCGGTACGCGGGTCTATTCGGCCTACGCCGACACCTTGTTCGCCTGGTGGGACGGGACGAGCTTTGCCGCGCCCATGGCGGCGGGCGTGATCGCCTGCCTGCGCAGCCGGCACCCCGGTCTGACACCCGAGCGGATCGACACGATCCTGGCGCGGTCATCCCACAACGTCGATTCGCTCAACCCGGGTCTGGAAGCGCAGTTGGGAGCCGGGCTGATTGACCCGCCGGCGGCGCTGGCGCTGGCCGGGCAGATCACCCGCGGCGATGTCACGCTCGACGGCAGGGTCGACATCAACGACCTCACCGCGCTCGTGAATTACCTGTTCCGCGGGGCCACACTGGACGTGCTCGCCGACGCCGACGTCTCCTGCGACAGCGCCGTCAACATCGCCGATCTGACTCTGCTCGTCAAATACCTCTTCCTCGGCGCCGCCATGCCCTGCGGCGCGTGAGGACCGGCTTCGCCTTGTCCTCGTTCCGACGCCGGGACGCCCCCGCGGCCCCCGGCGTTTCTGCTTGATTTGCCGCACCGCAATTCCGCCGCGTCGATCCGAACTCCCTGCACGAAACATTCCCCGCCGCCCTCTGCTTAACAGGACACGAGGCAAGCGAGGACAACAAACGTTTAATACTCTGTCAAGGAGGTTTCATGAACGGACGGACGAAGTGGCTCTCGCTGATGGGAGCGGGCCTGCTGTTGACGGCGATGATCGGCTGCAGCGAATCGCCCACGGCACCGCAGACCGGAGGGAGCGACGGCACGGCAGTCGAATCGAAGGCGCCCGCCGCCGACTCGCTGCAGCTCCGCGCCCGCGTACAAACCGTCGACCAGAACCGCCTCAGACTCACCCTGGAAGGGGAAACCGACACGGTGGCGACCCTGCAGAACTGCCAGATTGTCCGGTACAGCGGCTTCTCGGAAGCTCCCGTCCCCTTCACGGAAATCCGGGTGAACGA includes the following:
- a CDS encoding S8 family serine peptidase — translated: MRRLLKILSLIGIVLLTGPRPAMIRADAERPNHTPGDVVCRVLPGSTIEEINQTYGTAVKGHLPVTDVYLLMIPQGQNPDTIAARIDADARVDFCRPNYYLAAPEGFQRSSPFVDAELIGTFEDQPAAVTLDLATAALVSTGAGARIALIDGGVAANHPVFASFPGDLVSRWDYLEEDSVAQADTAGSCAAHGTFVAAVLQLVAPGADVYVYKVLDTAGQGNAYAIAAAILQAIDDGCDVINLSLGMTRVDESLDDALRTARQSGVSVVASAGNDSTNLASLFPFPASRSNVIAVAALDSVNVKADFSNYGVRIDVCCPGTRVYSAYADTLFAWWDGTSFAAPMAAGVIACLRSRHPGLTPERIDTILARSSHNVDSLNPGLEAQLGAGLIDPPAALALAGQITRGDVTLDGRVDINDLTALVNYLFRGATLDVLADADVSCDSAVNIADLTLLVKYLFLGAAMPCGA